The Aquidulcibacter paucihalophilus genome has a window encoding:
- a CDS encoding efflux RND transporter periplasmic adaptor subunit yields the protein MIKRHFFLVAAALLLGLMVLAVVLRMAFAGDEKDGGGPGGRGGPGGGRGQSVSEAVIGTRSFTDEIRVLGVARGRRSVNITSSTSELITRVLFTDGQRVAAGTPLVELQAREEDAGIIEARAQVAQAQRQYDRYKTLADRGIAPRVTAEDAETGLETAQAALNAAQARRGDRMIRAPFAGVLGLSSVTPGTLVSPGGVITTLDDISVVRVDFPVPERYLGVLRAGTPIRASIDAYGDEVFGGRIALIDTRINEQTRAVTARAEIPNPGARIRPGMAVRVAVEQGQRTSPAAPEAAVQYEGDGAFVYRIARGDRGSTAQRVEVETGSVEGGFVEILSGLNVGDRIVGSGLNRIQPGAPVRVAGQGGGQGGRRPAAGASPARGAAQ from the coding sequence GTGATCAAACGCCACTTCTTTCTCGTCGCTGCTGCGCTCCTGCTGGGCCTGATGGTCCTGGCCGTTGTCCTGAGGATGGCTTTCGCCGGCGATGAGAAGGACGGCGGCGGTCCGGGAGGCCGTGGCGGCCCCGGCGGCGGGCGCGGCCAGTCGGTTTCCGAAGCGGTCATCGGCACGCGGTCCTTCACCGACGAGATCCGGGTCCTCGGCGTCGCGCGGGGCCGGCGCTCGGTCAACATCACCTCATCGACCAGCGAGCTGATTACCCGCGTCCTGTTCACCGATGGCCAGCGGGTCGCTGCCGGCACGCCTCTGGTCGAGCTCCAGGCGCGCGAGGAAGACGCCGGCATCATCGAGGCGCGGGCCCAGGTGGCCCAGGCCCAGCGCCAGTACGACCGCTACAAGACCCTCGCCGACCGGGGCATCGCTCCCCGTGTCACCGCCGAGGACGCCGAGACCGGACTGGAGACCGCGCAGGCCGCGCTGAACGCCGCCCAGGCACGGCGTGGCGACCGCATGATCCGCGCGCCGTTCGCGGGCGTGCTGGGGCTCAGCTCCGTGACGCCGGGCACCCTGGTCAGCCCGGGCGGGGTCATCACCACCCTGGATGACATCTCGGTTGTTCGTGTCGATTTCCCGGTGCCGGAACGCTACCTCGGCGTTCTGCGCGCGGGCACGCCGATCCGCGCCTCGATCGACGCCTATGGCGACGAAGTCTTCGGCGGCCGGATCGCCCTGATCGACACCCGGATCAATGAACAGACCCGGGCCGTGACGGCGCGGGCGGAAATCCCCAATCCGGGTGCCCGTATCCGGCCAGGTATGGCGGTGCGGGTGGCTGTCGAGCAGGGTCAGCGGACGTCCCCGGCCGCGCCCGAAGCGGCCGTGCAATATGAGGGCGACGGCGCGTTCGTCTATCGCATCGCCCGGGGTGATCGCGGCTCAACCGCCCAGCGGGTCGAGGTCGAGACCGGGTCGGTCGAAGGCGGATTCGTGGAAATCCTGTCCGGGCTGAACGTCGGCGACCGGATTGTCGGTTCGGGCCTGAACCGCATCCAGCCGGGCGCGCCCGTCCGCGTCGCGGGCCAGGGCGGAGGGCAGGGTGGACGCCGCCCGGCTGCGGGAGCCTCTCCGGCGCGGGGCGCCGCCCAATGA
- a CDS encoding DUF979 domain-containing protein, which translates to MITLEHAYILVGLMFLGFAILTLRDSAHPTRIRSALFWGLIAASMLFGSWLGGLGNGILVLALVALGGLKKLGVGQPSTTTLEERRESATRRRNTLFIPALIVPLIAVGGTLAAKHTSVGAWLISPTQTTLIALGLGCVLALVAAMAWLRPPVIAPVQEGRRLMDSIGWAALLPQMLASLGAVFLAADVGGVVGELVTQAVPMSSPLLAVAAYCLGMALFTVIMGNAFAAFPVMTAAIGLPFVVGQFGGNPAIVCAIGMLAGFCGTLMTPMAANFNVVPANLLELPDRNSALNGVIRAQLPTALILLGVNMALMYFLAFRF; encoded by the coding sequence ATGATCACGCTCGAGCACGCCTACATCCTCGTCGGCCTGATGTTCCTGGGCTTCGCCATCCTGACCCTGCGCGACAGCGCGCACCCGACACGGATCCGAAGCGCCCTCTTCTGGGGCCTGATCGCGGCCTCGATGCTGTTCGGCTCCTGGCTCGGCGGACTGGGCAACGGCATCCTCGTGCTGGCGCTCGTCGCCCTTGGGGGCCTGAAGAAGCTCGGCGTCGGCCAGCCCTCCACGACCACGCTGGAAGAGCGGCGCGAGAGTGCGACCCGGCGCCGCAACACCCTGTTCATTCCGGCCCTGATCGTCCCCCTGATCGCCGTCGGCGGCACGCTCGCCGCCAAACACACCAGCGTCGGGGCGTGGTTGATCTCGCCGACCCAGACGACGCTGATCGCACTGGGCCTCGGCTGTGTCCTCGCCCTGGTGGCCGCCATGGCCTGGCTGCGCCCGCCCGTCATCGCCCCGGTGCAGGAGGGACGACGGCTGATGGACTCCATCGGCTGGGCCGCCCTGCTGCCGCAGATGCTGGCCTCGCTCGGGGCCGTCTTCCTGGCGGCGGACGTCGGCGGCGTGGTCGGGGAACTGGTCACCCAGGCCGTGCCGATGAGCTCGCCCCTGCTGGCCGTCGCAGCCTACTGCCTCGGCATGGCGCTGTTCACCGTGATCATGGGCAACGCCTTCGCCGCCTTCCCCGTGATGACCGCTGCCATCGGTCTGCCCTTCGTGGTCGGCCAGTTCGGCGGCAACCCGGCCATCGTCTGCGCCATCGGCATGCTGGCCGGCTTCTGCGGCACGCTGATGACGCCGATGGCGGCCAATTTCAACGTCGTGCCCGCCAATCTTCTGGAACTGCCTGACCGGAATTCGGCCCTGAACGGCGTCATCCGGGCCCAGCTTCCGACGGCCCTGATCCTGCTCGGGGTCAATATGGCGCTGATGTATTTCCTGGCCTTCCGGTTCTGA
- a CDS encoding DUF2891 domain-containing protein: MMTHTLDPATASRFAAAALGHVTREYPNKMDHVLSGPEDVLGPRALHPIFFGSFDWHSCVHGWWTLFTLLRLYPDMPEAGRIRTLADELFTPENVSVETAYLERPGSRGFERPYGWAWLLMLAAELARHESHLGETLRPLSRAFASRFKDFLPLAGYPVRVGTHYNTAFALRLTLDYAGSAGDDALADLCLDRARLWHSGDRDCQAWEPSQDEFLSPALMEAALMRRTMEPDAFADWFKAFLPRLSQREPATLFQPASVSDRSDGKIAHLDGLNLSRAWCWREIASALPSGDPRRAIALQASEDHLDAALPHVTGDYMGEHWLASFALLALLANPAP; encoded by the coding sequence ATGATGACCCATACCCTCGACCCCGCGACGGCCTCGCGCTTCGCCGCCGCCGCCCTCGGCCACGTCACGCGCGAATATCCCAACAAGATGGACCACGTCCTGTCGGGCCCCGAAGACGTCCTTGGCCCCCGCGCCCTGCATCCGATCTTCTTCGGCAGCTTCGACTGGCATTCCTGCGTCCACGGCTGGTGGACCCTCTTCACCCTGCTGCGGCTCTACCCGGACATGCCGGAGGCCGGGCGGATCCGCACGCTGGCCGATGAACTGTTCACGCCGGAGAACGTAAGCGTGGAAACGGCCTATCTCGAGCGCCCGGGCAGCCGTGGCTTTGAGCGGCCCTACGGCTGGGCCTGGCTGTTGATGCTGGCCGCCGAACTGGCGCGGCACGAGAGCCACCTCGGTGAAACCCTGCGGCCCCTGTCCCGGGCCTTCGCAAGCCGGTTCAAGGATTTCCTGCCGCTGGCTGGCTATCCCGTTCGGGTCGGGACCCACTACAACACGGCCTTCGCCCTGCGTCTGACGCTGGACTATGCCGGGAGCGCCGGTGACGATGCCCTCGCCGACCTTTGCCTGGACCGCGCCCGCCTCTGGCATTCAGGCGACCGAGACTGTCAGGCGTGGGAGCCGTCGCAGGACGAGTTCCTGTCCCCCGCCCTCATGGAAGCCGCCCTGATGCGCCGCACGATGGAGCCGGATGCGTTCGCCGACTGGTTCAAGGCCTTCCTGCCCCGGCTGTCACAGCGCGAACCCGCCACCCTGTTCCAGCCCGCCAGCGTCAGCGACCGGTCGGACGGCAAGATCGCCCATCTGGACGGCCTCAACCTGAGCCGCGCCTGGTGCTGGCGCGAGATCGCGTCAGCCCTGCCGTCCGGCGATCCGCGCCGCGCGATCGCGCTGCAGGCGTCAGAAGACCATCTCGACGCCGCCCTGCCCCATGTGACCGGCGACTATATGGGCGAGCACTGGCTGGCCAGTTTCGCCCTGCTGGCGCTGCTGGCCAATCCCGCCCCCTGA
- a CDS encoding FeoA family protein translates to MSDTLKLSHARKGDRGVIVRVGDHVASDEHGLELERRLLELGFVEGAQVELLHEGLFGRDPIAMKVDDMRVALRRQEAACLTVRFEPARAA, encoded by the coding sequence ATGTCCGACACCCTGAAACTCAGCCATGCCCGCAAGGGCGACCGCGGCGTCATCGTGCGGGTGGGGGACCACGTTGCGTCGGATGAGCATGGGCTGGAACTGGAGCGTCGTCTGCTGGAACTCGGCTTCGTCGAGGGCGCGCAGGTCGAGCTGCTCCATGAGGGCCTGTTCGGCCGCGATCCGATCGCCATGAAGGTGGACGACATGCGGGTCGCCCTGCGCCGTCAGGAGGCTGCCTGCCTGACCGTGCGGTTTGAACCGGCCCGGGCCGCCTGA
- a CDS encoding ferrous iron transporter B codes for MDMAMRSARVALVGNPNSGKTALFNALTGAHQKVANYAGVTVERKEGLIRSASGRPMSVLDLPGTYSLRARSPDEEVTRDAVLGKLAGEEAPDVIVAVADATNLRLVLRLVLELKAVGRPMVLALNMYDIAQRQGLRIDLERLSGELGVPIVPTTATRKRGIDELVTAIDAAAGTLSATAENHWAAPDADALRGAAREAERIMKACVRPPERPDTLTGRIDSVLLHPVGGLLILGVLLFVMFQAVFTWATPLMDGIEASLGALGGWVAAVMPDGIWQSLIVDGLISGVGSVLVFLPQILILFLFIIMLEDFGYMARAAFLMDRIMGGAGLHGRAFIPLLSSFACAIPGVMAARVIDSKRDRLTTIMVAPLMTCSARIPVYTLIIAAFIPNERVWGFASLQGLVMFGLYAAGIISALAVSFVIRKVFWRGAVEPFMMELPAYKTPDLKSVLFNLWIRARIFLERAGRIILPLMVIVWALATFPYPPEGATQPAIDYSFAGMIGHALEPIFAPIGFNWQMVIALVPGMAAREVAVAALGTVYAVADAESATSLLGATLAAQWSLATGLAFLAWYVFAPQCVATLGVVKRELNSWKWMWVMVIYMFGLAYLAAWIVYRVAVALGGG; via the coding sequence ATGGATATGGCGATGCGGAGCGCGAGAGTCGCGCTCGTCGGAAACCCGAACAGCGGCAAGACCGCCTTGTTCAATGCCCTGACCGGCGCTCACCAGAAGGTTGCCAACTATGCCGGCGTCACGGTGGAGCGGAAGGAAGGTCTGATCCGTTCGGCGTCGGGCCGGCCGATGTCGGTCCTCGACCTGCCGGGCACCTACTCCCTGCGCGCCCGCAGCCCCGACGAAGAGGTCACGCGGGACGCCGTGCTGGGCAAGCTGGCCGGCGAGGAGGCACCGGACGTGATCGTCGCCGTCGCCGACGCGACCAACCTGCGACTGGTGCTGAGGCTGGTGCTGGAACTGAAGGCCGTCGGTCGGCCGATGGTGCTGGCGCTCAACATGTATGACATCGCCCAGCGTCAGGGGCTGCGCATCGACCTCGAGCGCCTGTCGGGCGAGCTGGGTGTACCGATCGTGCCGACGACGGCCACGCGAAAGCGCGGCATCGACGAACTGGTCACCGCAATCGACGCGGCAGCGGGGACCCTGTCCGCGACGGCGGAAAACCATTGGGCGGCCCCGGATGCGGACGCCCTGCGCGGCGCGGCGCGGGAGGCCGAGCGCATCATGAAGGCCTGCGTCCGCCCGCCGGAACGGCCCGATACCCTGACCGGCCGGATCGATTCTGTTCTGCTGCATCCGGTGGGCGGCTTGCTGATCCTCGGCGTACTGCTGTTCGTGATGTTCCAGGCCGTCTTCACCTGGGCCACGCCGCTGATGGACGGGATCGAGGCCAGTCTCGGCGCCCTCGGCGGCTGGGTGGCGGCGGTCATGCCCGACGGCATCTGGCAAAGCCTGATCGTCGACGGCCTGATCTCGGGGGTCGGCAGCGTGCTGGTCTTCCTGCCGCAGATCCTGATCCTGTTCCTCTTCATCATCATGCTGGAGGACTTCGGCTATATGGCCCGGGCCGCCTTCCTGATGGACCGGATCATGGGCGGTGCCGGCCTGCACGGGCGGGCGTTCATTCCCCTGCTCAGCAGCTTCGCCTGCGCCATTCCCGGAGTGATGGCGGCGCGGGTGATCGACAGCAAACGCGACCGCCTGACGACCATCATGGTCGCGCCGCTGATGACCTGTTCCGCGCGGATTCCGGTCTACACCCTGATCATCGCCGCCTTCATCCCGAACGAGCGGGTGTGGGGCTTTGCGAGCCTGCAGGGTCTGGTGATGTTCGGCCTGTACGCCGCGGGCATCATCAGCGCGCTGGCCGTGTCCTTCGTCATCCGCAAGGTGTTCTGGCGGGGTGCCGTCGAGCCCTTCATGATGGAGCTCCCGGCCTACAAGACGCCCGACCTCAAGAGCGTGCTGTTCAATCTGTGGATCCGGGCCCGTATCTTCCTTGAGCGGGCAGGGCGGATCATCCTGCCACTGATGGTCATCGTCTGGGCCCTGGCGACCTTCCCCTATCCGCCCGAGGGCGCGACCCAGCCCGCCATCGACTACAGTTTCGCCGGCATGATCGGCCATGCGCTGGAGCCGATCTTCGCACCCATCGGTTTCAACTGGCAGATGGTCATCGCCCTCGTGCCGGGCATGGCGGCCCGTGAAGTCGCCGTGGCGGCCCTCGGTACGGTCTATGCGGTCGCTGATGCCGAGAGCGCCACCAGCCTGCTGGGCGCGACCCTGGCGGCGCAGTGGTCGCTCGCGACCGGTCTGGCTTTCCTCGCCTGGTACGTCTTCGCGCCGCAGTGCGTGGCGACGCTGGGCGTGGTCAAGCGCGAACTGAACTCGTGGAAATGGATGTGGGTGATGGTCATCTACATGTTTGGGCTGGCCTATCTGGCGGCCTGGATCGTCTACCGCGTCGCTGTCGCTCTGGGTGGCGGCTAA
- a CDS encoding cytochrome c family protein — translation MHRPALIALATFALTGCGQAEQPAQEAPSAAAATAAPAAAAAPPAPAPDAAEKTAILATLPAPWNAGDLDNGRRVFARCRSCHTITEGGPNMTGPNLYGVFGQQAGAHPGFNYSTAMKEAGFVWDGERLDQWLENPRTFLKGTKMSFAGIPDATDRRDVIAFLKVETGYAPE, via the coding sequence ATGCACCGTCCCGCTCTCATCGCTCTCGCCACGTTCGCCCTGACCGGTTGCGGCCAGGCAGAACAGCCGGCCCAAGAGGCGCCTTCGGCCGCCGCCGCGACCGCCGCTCCCGCTGCGGCTGCGGCCCCGCCCGCGCCCGCGCCGGACGCCGCAGAAAAGACGGCGATCCTCGCCACCCTTCCCGCGCCCTGGAATGCAGGGGATCTGGACAACGGCCGTCGGGTCTTCGCGCGTTGCCGCTCCTGCCACACCATCACCGAAGGCGGCCCGAACATGACGGGCCCGAACCTTTACGGGGTCTTCGGCCAGCAGGCCGGTGCCCATCCCGGGTTCAACTACTCCACCGCCATGAAGGAGGCCGGGTTCGTCTGGGACGGAGAGCGGCTGGACCAGTGGCTCGAGAACCCGCGCACCTTCCTGAAGGGCACGAAGATGAGCTTCGCCGGCATCCCCGACGCAACGGACCGCCGCGACGTGATCGCCTTCCTCAAGGTCGAGACCGGCTACGCGCCGGAGTAG
- a CDS encoding class II aldolase/adducin family protein, with the protein MADGAAVSLKSRVSEGEWNARVELAALYRLVALHGWDDMIFTHISARVPGPEHHFLINPYGYYFEEMTASCLVKVDLDGNIVQDTTSFINPAGFTIHSAIHGAREDAHYVIHLHTVAGVGVAAQTEGLLPIGQNACLLQHQVAYHGYEGLALNHEERERLVADLGDKPLMLLRNHGTLAVGQTAAQAWIGMFFLERACAQQIAALSGGREHVLFAPDAAQAETREQGRGIGFVSALAWPGALRMLDRKSPGYDV; encoded by the coding sequence ATGGCCGATGGTGCCGCTGTTTCCCTGAAGTCCAGGGTGTCCGAGGGGGAATGGAACGCGCGGGTCGAACTGGCGGCCCTCTACCGTCTTGTCGCGCTGCACGGGTGGGACGACATGATCTTCACCCATATTTCGGCGCGCGTGCCGGGGCCGGAGCATCATTTCCTCATCAACCCGTATGGCTACTATTTCGAGGAAATGACGGCCTCCTGCCTGGTGAAGGTCGATCTGGACGGAAACATCGTCCAGGACACCACCAGCTTCATCAATCCCGCTGGCTTCACCATCCATTCGGCGATCCACGGCGCGCGCGAGGACGCCCACTATGTCATCCACCTGCATACGGTCGCGGGTGTCGGCGTGGCGGCGCAGACCGAAGGCCTGCTGCCTATTGGTCAGAACGCCTGTCTGCTCCAGCATCAGGTCGCCTATCACGGCTATGAAGGGCTGGCGCTGAACCACGAGGAACGCGAGCGGCTGGTGGCTGATCTGGGCGACAAGCCGCTGATGCTGCTGCGCAACCACGGCACACTGGCGGTTGGACAGACGGCGGCCCAGGCCTGGATCGGAATGTTCTTCCTCGAGCGCGCCTGCGCCCAGCAGATCGCGGCCCTGTCGGGAGGGCGTGAGCATGTGCTGTTCGCGCCGGACGCCGCCCAGGCGGAAACCAGGGAACAGGGCCGGGGCATCGGCTTCGTCTCCGCCCTGGCCTGGCCGGGTGCGCTGCGGATGCTGGACCGGAAATCGCCGGGCTACGACGTGTGA
- a CDS encoding DUF969 domain-containing protein translates to MLVLLGIAVVVVGFVARINPLLVILIAAIVTGVTAAVAPGVDIRALAQAGVDTLAAFGDAFNDNRYFHITWLILPVIGLLERAGLQERARMLIAQVKAATAGRLLLSYLVVRQATSALGLTSLGGHPQMVRPLVAPMAEGAAEVQAGGDLPDRIRFRIRGMSAATDNIGLFFGEDIFIAIGSIVLMVGFLEQAGIIVEPLQLSVWAIPTAIAAFAVHGVRLLMFDREIRRDLAARDAEAGQ, encoded by the coding sequence ATGCTGGTGCTTCTGGGAATAGCGGTCGTGGTCGTGGGCTTTGTCGCCCGCATCAATCCGCTGCTGGTCATACTGATCGCCGCCATCGTCACAGGGGTGACGGCGGCGGTGGCACCGGGCGTCGACATACGGGCGCTGGCGCAGGCGGGCGTGGACACGCTCGCGGCCTTCGGCGACGCCTTCAACGACAACCGCTATTTCCACATCACCTGGCTGATCCTGCCGGTCATCGGCCTGCTCGAGCGGGCCGGCCTGCAGGAGCGGGCCCGCATGTTGATCGCCCAGGTCAAGGCGGCCACGGCTGGCCGGCTGCTGCTGAGCTACCTTGTTGTGCGTCAGGCCACGTCGGCGCTCGGCCTGACCTCACTCGGCGGACATCCGCAGATGGTCCGGCCGCTGGTCGCACCGATGGCCGAGGGGGCCGCCGAGGTCCAGGCCGGTGGCGACCTGCCTGACAGGATCCGCTTCCGCATCCGCGGCATGTCCGCCGCCACCGACAACATCGGCCTGTTCTTCGGCGAGGACATCTTCATCGCCATAGGCTCGATCGTCCTGATGGTCGGCTTCCTCGAACAGGCGGGGATCATCGTCGAGCCCCTGCAGCTGTCGGTCTGGGCCATCCCGACGGCCATCGCCGCCTTCGCCGTCCACGGCGTACGACTGCTGATGTTCGACCGGGAGATCCGCCGCGATCTTGCCGCGCGTGACGCGGAGGCGGGCCAATGA
- a CDS encoding efflux RND transporter permease subunit encodes MLSDLAVRRPVFAAVAAIVLCVIGAAAFFFLPVRELPDVDPPIVSVSTSYAGASAEVIESRITEPIEQQIAGIQGVERINSSSRDGRSNVSIEFSLDRNIDDAANDVRDRVSRVVGRLPDQAQPPEVSKADSDSQPIMILFLRSTSMNRLELTDYADRYLIDRLATVPGVAQVQIYGEQRYAMRIWLDAAALAARGLTVTDVEAALTAQNVELPAGQLESGQKDYTVRVARTYARAEDFRQLPIGTRGSGGTAAAQTGSATALPSGASGAIQGQSGYVTRLGDIARIVEGPAEDRRLFRGNGQDQIGLAVTRQAQSNDLAISKGVEAMLEDVRSSLPEGTELVIGSDNSVFTSHAIDEVWITIGISLALVALVNFIFLGSLRAAFIPSIVAPICLLSTFIVLAPLGFSLNLLTLLALVLAIGLVVDDAIVVTENIQRRLDHGEPPLVAAERGARQVFFAVVATTVVLLAVFAPLLFLPGYVGRLFVELAAAIAAAVAFSAFLALTLSPMMASRILRPAKTGGWVARKVDRAMEALRNSYQNSLQALLGKRIAVAGMVGLIVAVAAGAAFMFVTLPNELVPAEDRGRVQIRVQGPEGAGFDYTRNIMMGIEPILAEYKASGEASSFLISAPGFGGGSYNSGNGSLILSDWSERDRAADEIAQELNGKLRGQTDAQVNASVPGAFQRGGGNSNSIEMVVTGAEYEDIYKWLQPVLAASLENPGFSRPRLNYEPNAPRLLVDVDPEKAAALGVSSQAIGRTLETMFGSRRATTYLRGGQEYDVILQTERADRRSVADLEALYVATGSGQLVPLSAVVTTETSGDTPDRRRLDRQRAISISADLNPGTTLVDATEFMTRVAQEQPQGVVTTQWGGAARDQQEAGGAVAAAFGLALLLVFLVLAAQFESWITPAVIMLTVPLAAAGGLFGLVMAGSSLNIYSQIGLIILIGVAAKNGILIVEFANQLRDQGRSIQEAIIESSTLRLRPIIMTSIATAFGALPLVLWQGAGAGSRQTIGVVIFAGAMFATLLTLFVVPVIYGALARFTKSPDYTARKIEEWEAQETTANDAVPAAAE; translated from the coding sequence ATGCTTTCCGATCTCGCCGTCCGCCGCCCGGTATTCGCGGCGGTGGCGGCCATCGTGCTGTGCGTGATCGGCGCCGCGGCGTTCTTCTTCCTGCCCGTGCGCGAGCTGCCGGACGTAGATCCGCCGATCGTGTCGGTCAGCACCAGCTATGCCGGGGCCTCCGCCGAGGTCATCGAGAGCCGGATCACCGAGCCGATCGAACAGCAGATCGCCGGCATCCAGGGCGTTGAGCGGATCAACTCCTCAAGTCGCGACGGCCGCTCGAACGTCTCGATCGAATTCTCGCTGGACCGCAACATCGATGACGCCGCGAACGACGTGCGCGATCGCGTGTCCCGTGTCGTCGGTCGTCTGCCCGATCAGGCGCAGCCGCCGGAAGTGTCCAAGGCGGACAGCGACAGCCAGCCGATCATGATCCTGTTCCTGCGCTCGACGTCGATGAACCGGCTTGAGCTGACGGACTATGCCGATCGCTACCTGATCGACCGCCTGGCCACCGTACCCGGCGTGGCCCAGGTGCAGATCTATGGTGAGCAGCGCTACGCCATGCGCATCTGGCTGGACGCCGCCGCCCTCGCGGCGCGCGGCCTGACGGTCACCGATGTTGAGGCCGCCCTGACCGCCCAGAACGTCGAACTGCCCGCCGGCCAGCTCGAGTCCGGTCAGAAGGACTATACGGTCCGCGTCGCCCGCACCTATGCCCGCGCCGAGGACTTCCGCCAGTTGCCGATCGGCACCCGCGGCTCGGGCGGCACCGCAGCTGCCCAGACCGGCAGCGCGACGGCCTTGCCCAGCGGCGCGTCGGGCGCCATCCAGGGTCAGTCCGGCTACGTCACCCGGCTGGGTGACATTGCCCGCATCGTCGAGGGACCGGCCGAGGACCGCCGCCTGTTCCGCGGCAATGGACAGGACCAGATCGGTCTGGCCGTCACCCGTCAGGCCCAGTCCAACGACCTCGCCATCTCCAAAGGCGTCGAAGCGATGCTGGAAGACGTGCGTTCCAGCCTGCCCGAGGGCACGGAGCTGGTCATCGGCTCGGACAATTCGGTCTTCACCTCCCACGCCATCGACGAGGTCTGGATCACGATCGGCATCTCGCTGGCGCTTGTGGCCCTCGTGAACTTCATCTTCCTCGGCAGTTTGAGGGCGGCGTTCATTCCGTCGATCGTCGCGCCGATCTGCCTGCTGTCGACCTTCATCGTTCTGGCCCCGCTGGGCTTTTCCCTGAACCTGCTGACCCTGCTGGCCCTCGTTCTGGCCATCGGTCTGGTGGTCGATGACGCCATCGTGGTGACCGAGAATATCCAACGCCGTCTGGACCACGGCGAGCCCCCGCTGGTGGCCGCAGAGCGTGGCGCGCGTCAGGTGTTCTTCGCCGTGGTCGCCACGACCGTGGTGCTGCTGGCCGTGTTCGCGCCCTTGCTGTTCCTGCCGGGCTATGTCGGCCGGCTGTTTGTGGAGCTGGCCGCGGCCATTGCAGCGGCCGTGGCCTTCTCGGCCTTCCTGGCGCTCACGCTCTCTCCCATGATGGCCTCCCGAATCCTGCGTCCGGCGAAGACCGGTGGCTGGGTCGCGCGCAAGGTCGATCGCGCCATGGAGGCGCTGCGCAACTCCTATCAGAACTCGCTGCAGGCCCTGCTGGGCAAGCGGATCGCTGTCGCCGGCATGGTGGGACTGATCGTGGCCGTCGCCGCCGGGGCGGCCTTCATGTTCGTGACCCTGCCCAATGAGCTGGTGCCCGCGGAAGACCGCGGACGGGTCCAGATCCGTGTCCAGGGCCCCGAGGGCGCGGGCTTCGACTATACGCGCAACATCATGATGGGGATCGAGCCGATCCTCGCCGAGTACAAGGCCAGCGGCGAAGCCAGCAGCTTCCTGATCTCCGCGCCCGGCTTCGGCGGTGGCAGCTACAACTCCGGCAACGGCAGCCTGATCCTCAGCGACTGGTCCGAACGCGACCGCGCCGCGGACGAGATCGCACAGGAGCTGAACGGCAAGCTGCGCGGCCAGACCGACGCCCAGGTCAATGCTTCGGTCCCTGGCGCATTCCAGCGCGGCGGCGGCAACTCCAACTCGATCGAGATGGTCGTTACGGGCGCCGAATACGAGGACATCTACAAATGGCTGCAGCCGGTCCTCGCGGCCTCTCTGGAGAACCCCGGCTTCTCGCGGCCTCGTCTGAACTATGAGCCGAATGCGCCGCGCCTGCTGGTCGATGTCGATCCGGAGAAGGCCGCAGCCCTTGGCGTCTCGTCACAGGCCATCGGCCGTACGCTGGAGACGATGTTCGGCTCCCGGCGTGCGACCACCTATCTGCGCGGCGGCCAGGAGTATGACGTCATCCTGCAGACCGAACGCGCCGACCGCCGCAGCGTCGCTGACCTCGAGGCCCTGTATGTCGCGACAGGATCCGGCCAGCTGGTGCCGCTGTCCGCCGTCGTCACCACGGAAACCTCGGGCGATACGCCGGACCGGCGGCGGCTGGATCGCCAGCGGGCCATCTCGATCTCCGCCGATCTGAACCCGGGCACGACCCTCGTGGACGCGACCGAGTTCATGACCCGTGTCGCGCAGGAGCAGCCGCAGGGTGTCGTCACCACCCAGTGGGGTGGAGCAGCGCGCGATCAGCAGGAGGCGGGCGGCGCCGTTGCCGCGGCCTTCGGCCTGGCCCTGCTGCTGGTCTTCCTTGTGCTGGCGGCGCAGTTCGAGAGCTGGATCACGCCGGCGGTCATCATGCTGACCGTGCCGCTGGCGGCCGCCGGCGGCCTGTTCGGTCTGGTCATGGCGGGCTCGAGCCTCAACATCTACAGCCAGATCGGCCTGATCATCCTGATCGGCGTGGCGGCCAAGAACGGCATCCTGATCGTGGAATTCGCCAACCAGCTGCGCGACCAGGGCCGGTCCATCCAGGAGGCGATCATCGAGTCTTCAACGCTGCGCCTGCGCCCGATCATCATGACCTCGATCGCCACCGCCTTCGGCGCCTTGCCGCTGGTGCTGTGGCAGGGCGCGGGCGCGGGCAGCCGTCAAACCATCGGCGTGGTGATCTTTGCAGGCGCCATGTTCGCGACGCTGCTGACCCTCTTCGTGGTGCCCGTGATCTATGGCGCGCTGGCTCGCTTCACCAAGTCGCCGGACTACACCGCTCGCAAGATCGAGGAGTGGGAAGCCCAGGAGACGACCGCCAATGACGCCGTTCCGGCGGCGGCGGAGTAG